From the genome of Uranotaenia lowii strain MFRU-FL chromosome 1, ASM2978415v1, whole genome shotgun sequence, one region includes:
- the LOC129754766 gene encoding probable ATP-dependent RNA helicase DDX46: MLPRGRPESSWKRNRVHRHCGISRSYLLVAVMQFRMPLGESAGNTGLVRLKIKVFCGAHHRRWIGGFGGSLSIGTKASKSVCVYGGTGISEQIAELKRGAEIIVCTPGRMIDMLAANSGRVTNLRRVTYVVLDEADRMFDMGFEPQVMRIIDNVRPDRQTVMFSATFPRQMEALARLILQKPIEIQVGGRSVVCKDVEQHVVVLEEDTKFFKLLELLGLYQELGSIIVFVDKQENADILLKDLMKASYPCMSLHGGIDQFDRDSTIIDFKQGRVKLLIATPVAARGLDVKQLILVVNYDCPNHYEDYVHRCGRTGRAGNKGFAWTFLTHDQGRFAGEIVRALELSGGTIPDDLRILWETYKTAQEAQGKTVHTGGGFSGKGFKFDEQEAAAVNERKKLQKAALGLQDSDDEDDLEQDIDQHIESMFATKRIVKEVEAPVITQTIAAPVPTTTNSDKLELAKRLASRINMQKNFGLEAKGATQQAAEAILKGGNTQQLITAKTVAEQLAAKLNNKLNYQPKDEEEPAPESNETVFRKYEEELEINDFPQQARWKVTSKEALAQISEYSEAGLTVRGTYVPPGKNPPEGERKLYLAIESCNELAVTKAKREITRLIKEELLKLQASSHHIINKSRYKVL, translated from the exons ATGTTACCTCGCGGAAGACCGGAATCCTCGTGGAAAAGGAATCGGGTTCATCGGCATTGTGGAATATCCCGGAGTTACCTTTTGGTGGCG gttATGCAGTTCCGGATGCCACTGGGAGAATCTGCTGGGAATACTGGCCTCGTAAGATTAAAGATTAAGGTATTTTGTGGAGCTCACCATCGGCGTTGGATCGGCGGGTTCGGAGGATCTCTATCGATTGGAACAAAGGCATCGAAATCAGTTTGTGTTTACGGAGGTACTGGAATATCTGAACAGATTGCAGAACTGAAGCGGGGCGCAGAAATCATAGTTTGTACTCCAGGTCGAATGATTGATATGTTGGCAGCCAATTCTGGTCGGGTGACAAATCTTCGACGGGTCACCTACGTAGTGTTGGACGAAGCAGATCGCATGTTTGACATGGGTTTTGAACCTCAAGTAATGAGAATCATTGACAACGTTCGACCTGATCGACAAACCGTTATGTTCAGTGCGACATTTCCACGGCAAATGGAGGCACTAGCAAGGCTAATTCTCCAGAAGCCTATTGAAATTCAGGTCGGAGGTCGCTCTGTAGTTTGTAAAGACGTTGAACAGCATGTTGTTGTTTTAGAAGAAGACACTAAGTTCTTCAAACTGCTGGAACTGCTCGGTTTATACCAAGAACTTGGTAGCATCATAGTATTCGTCGATAAACAGGAAAATGCTGATATTTTACTGAAGGACCTGATGAAAGCTTCCTATCCCTGCATGAGTTTACACGGTGGCATTGATCAATTTGATCGTGACTCGACTATCATTGATTTTAAGCAGGGTCGTGTCAAACTGCTTATTGCGACTCCGGTGGCAGCAAGAGGTTTGGATGTGAAGCAACTCATTCTCGTGGTTAACTATGACTGTCCCAATCATTACGAGGATTACGTTCACAG atgCGGACGAACAGGTCGAGCTGGGAACAAGGGATTCGCATGGACATTCCTAACTCATGATCAGGGGCGGTTTGCCGGTGAAATTGTAAGGGCATTAGAGCTTTCAGGCGGCACCATTCCAGACGATTTGCGAATTCTCTGGGAAACGTACAAGACGGCTCAAGAAGCCCAGGGCAAAACCGTCCACACAGGGGGTGGTTTCAGTGGCAAAGGGTTCAAATTCGATGAACAAGAGGCTGCTGCTGTCAACGAACGTAAAAAGTTACAGAAGGCAGCATTGGGTCTGCAGGATTCAGATGATGAGGATGACCTAGAACAGGATATTGATCAGCACATCGAGAGCATGTTCGCTACCAAGCGAATTGTTAAGGAAGTAGAAGCCCCAGTTATAACGCAAACGATTGCAGCCCCAGTACCAACCACGACTAACTCAGACAAGTTGGAATTGGCCAAAAGGCTGGCTTCTCGAATCAATATGCAGAAAAATTTCGGCTTGGAAGCCAAAGGCGCAACTCAGCAAGCTGCAGAAGCTATTCTCAAAGGTGGCAATACTCAGCAGCTTATTACGGCCAAGACTGTCGCTGAACAGCTGGCAGCAAAATTGAATAACAAACTGAATTATCAACCCAAGGACGAAGAAGAACCGGCCCCTGAATCAAATGAAACGGTCTTCCGAAAGTACGAGGAAGAGCTGGAAATCAACGATTTCCCCCAGCAAGCTCGATGGAAAGTCACGTCAAAG GAAGCGCTGGCTCAAATTTCGGAATACTCCGAGGCTGGTCTCACGGTGCGCGGTACTTATGTGCCTCCAGGTAAGAACCCACCTGAAGGCGAACGTAAACTTTATCTGGCCATCGAGAGTTGCAACGAGCTGGCGGTGACCAAGGCGAAGCGGGAAATTACGCGACTAATCAAGGAAGAGCTGCTTAAGCTGCAAGCCTCTTCACATCATATTATCAACAAATCGCGGTACAAGGTGCTGTAG